The Hymenobacter chitinivorans DSM 11115 genome segment CAATGAGTGGTTTGCCTCATTTTCCACATTTCTCACATCCCAACACATTCTCCACATTAACCTTCTATCTTCCCCGTACTATGAAAAAACTGCTCCTGCCTGCCGTAGCCGCAAGTTTGGCTTTGGCTTCTTTCGCTGTTCCACTTCCGAGTTCCGTTTCTGCCGTGTCCGAGTCTTTTGCCGCTGCCACCGACCCCAATACTACCGACGAAGTACCGCAGGATCATAAGCTGGTGATTTACCAGGTGATGACCCGCCTGTTTGGCAATAAGAAAACCCTGAACAAGCCCTACGGCACCAACGAGGAAAACGGCGTGGGCAAGTTCAACGACATCAACGACGTGGCCCTGCAGGCCATCAAGAAGATGGGCGTGAGCCACGTGTGGTACACCGGGGTGCTGGAGCACGCCACGATGAGCGACTTTACCAAGCTCGGCGGCCCCGGCCCCGACGATGCCGACGTGGTGAAGGGCCGGGCCGGCTCGCCCTACGCCATCAAGGACTACTACGACATTGCCCCCGACCTGGCCGTGGACGTGAAGACCCGCAAGCAGGAGTTTGAGGCCCTGGTGAAGCGCACCCACGCCAACGGCCTCAAGGTTATCATCGACTTCATTCCCAACCACGTAGCCCGCAGCTATAAGTCGAATGCCAAGCCCGTGGGCGTGGTAGACTTGGGTGAGAAAGACGACAAAACGGTGGCCTTTGCCCCCAACAACAACTTCTACTACCTGCCCGGCAAGAGCCTGGTCGTGCCCAAAGCCGGCAACCCGCTGGGCGCGGCCCTGGGCCCGAAGGAAGATGGTAAGTTCATCGAAACGCCGGCCAAAGCCAGCGGCAACGACGTGTTTTCGGAAGCGCCCAAGGTGGACGACTGGTACGAAACGGTGAAGCTCAATTACGGCGTCGATTACCAGAACAACCGCAAAACCCACTTCGAGCCCATGCCCGACACCTGGCTCAAGATGCGCGACATCCTGGTGTACTGGGCCCAGAAGGACGTGGACGGCTTCCGCTGCGACATGGTCGAGATGGTGCCCACCGAGTTCTGGGCCTGGGTGATTCCCGAGGTCAAAAAGGTAAAGCCCGACATCATCTTCATGGGCGAAGCCTATAACCCCAAGGAGTATAAGAACTACCTGGAGAAGGGCAAATTCGACTACCTCTACGACAAAGTAGGCCTCTACGACGGCCTGCGCCGCCTGATGACGGGCAGCGGGACCACCGAGGATATTACCAAGGTGTGGAGCGAGGAAAGCCGCGGCTTCAGCTCCCGCATGCTGCGCTTCCTGGAAAACCACGACGAGCAGCGCATTGCCTCCAAGGAGTTTGCCGGTGACCCCCGCACCGCCATTCCGGCCATGACGGTGTCGGCCACGCTGGGCTCGGGCCCGGTGATGGTGTACTTCGGGCAGGAAGTGGGGGAGCCCGCCCACGGCGCCGAGGGCTTCAGCTCGGCCGACGGCCGCACCACCATCTTCGACTACTGGGGCGTGCCCGAGCATCAGAAATGGATGAACGGCGGCAAGTTTGACGGCGGCAAGCTCGATGGGGTGCAAAAGCAGCTGCGCGACTTCTACTCCCGCCTGCTCAACCTGACCAGCACCAGCGACGCCATCCGCCGGGGCCGGTTCTACGAATTGCAGGACGCCAACAACCTGGGCAAGAACTACGACCAGCGCCGGGTGTACACTTACCTGCGCTACACCGACAAGCAGAAGCTGCTCATCATTGCCAACTTCAGCAAGGACGTGACCCTGACCCCCAGAATCGACATTCCGAAGTCGGCCATGAAGGCAATGGGCCTCGACCCCACGAAGTTCTACACCTACACCGACGTGCTCAACAACGCCCCGACCACCGAGAACCTGAACATCACCCTGACTCCCCTGAGCGCCTACGTCTTCGAAATCAAAGCCAAGGAATAGAGCTTAGGGCCTGGTGCTCGGTGCTTGGGCTCCCGGGGAAGTGGCTACCGAGCAAGCGGAAGTCACTTCCCCGCCCTCGAAGGGCCTTAACGCTTGCGCCGAAGTAGCTTTGGCCTGCGCCTAAGTCACTTCCGGGAGAACAATAGTCACTTTTGCTTGCTACTAAGCCATTTCCAGGCAAGCAGAAGGGACTTAGCAGCAAGCCAAAGTGACTTTGGCTTGCCCGGTAGGGACTTTCCATCCCGGCTTACCTACTGATCAAACATTCGCTTCCGCTTTTCTTCGTCACCTACCGCCTGCTTCTCCGCTCTACCCTCGCCATTCCGAGTTCGGAGCTCTTACTCTCCCCTAAAATTCCCCCACTAATGGCTACCAGCGTCGCGGCCTCGTCTGGCACAGACACCCGCCCCAAACCCCGCCTGAGCTTCTGGCAGATCTGGAACATGAGCTTCGGCTTTTTGGGCATTCAGTTCGGCTTCGAGCTGCAAAACTCCAACGTGAGCCGCATCTTCGAAACCCTGGGTGCCAACAAGGACGATATTCCGATTCTGTGGATTGCCGCGCCCCTCACCGGCCTGCTGGTGCAGCCCATCATCGGCTACTTCTCCGACCGGACCTGGCATCCGTTCTGGGGCCGGCGCCGGCCGTACTTCGCCATCGGGGCCGTGCTGGCCACCCTGGCCCTGTTTCTGATGCCCAACTCCTCGGCCCTGTGGATGGCCGGCGGCATGCTCTGGATTCTGGACGCGAGCATCAACATCAGCATGGAGCCTTTCCGGGCCTTCGTCGGCGACAAGCTGCCCAGTGAGCAGCGCACCAGCGGCTTTGCCATGCAGAGCTTCTTTATCGGGGTGGGCTCAGTCATTGCCGCGGCCCTGCCCTGGGTGTTCAACAACTGGTTTCATTTGAGCAACACGGCCCCCAGCGGCGAGATTCCGCCCTCGGTAAAGTGGGCCTTCTACGCCGGCGGGGTGGCCTTCATCCTAGCCGTGCTCTACACCGTCTTTACCTCCACCGAAACCCCGCCCGAAGACATGGAGGAGTTCCGGCGCGAGAATGCCCAGGCCGGCATCCTGGACGGCATCAAGGAGTCGTTTATGGGCATCTTCCACATGCCCACGGCCATGCGGCAGCTGGCCATCGTGCAGTTCTTCACCTGGTTTGCCCTGTTCTCGATGTGGATTTACTCCACCAACGCCGTGACCAGCAACATCTACGACATGAAGGTGGATAACGCCCTCTACGGCCGTATCACCAGCTTCATTACCGCCCAAACCAACCAGGCTACCGACGACAAGGCCAAGAAGGAGCTGAGCGCCCTGCAAGCCGACATCAGGGAAATAGACCAGTTTCAGGCCGCCCAGCCCAGCAAGATTCTCACCATCAACCTGGCCAACTACTACGTGAGCCACGCCCAGCCCGCGTACGACGACAAAGTCGAGCTCAAGCGGGTGCAGCAGCAGTACAACGACGGGGCCGACTGGCTCAGCCTGGCTTCGTCGGTGCGCAACGGGGTGGCGGCCATCTTCGCCTTCATCATCCCGCTCATTGCCGCCCGCACCAGCCGCCGCCGCACCCACATGCTCTGCCTGCTCATCGGCGGTTTGGGCCTGCTTTCCCTGAAGTTTATCGGCAACCCCAACCTGATTATGGTATCCATGGCCATGGTGGGCGTGGCCTGGGCCAGCATTCTGAGCATGCCCTACGCCATCCTGGCCGGCTCCTTGCCGGCCAACAAGATGGGCTACTACATGGGTGTGTTCAACTTTTTCATCGTCATCCCCCAGATTGTGGCCGCCACCATCCTGGGCTGGGCCACGATGCACCTGTTCCAGGGCAATACCCTGAACACCATTGCCCTGGGCGGGGCCTCGATGATTGCCGCCGGCCTGTTTACGCTATGGGTTAAGGACAACGACGACGTGCACCCCAGCGTCCACGTCGAAGACTCGCCCGGCTACGACACGCCCACGGCCACGGTCCCGCGCACGTAAAGGCGCCTCTTGAGTCTCTACAAAGCCTCTTCCGGAAACGGGAGAGGCTTTTTTAGTTGTTAGTTGATTGTTGATTGTTGTTAGTTGATTGTTGGTGGTTGTTAGTTGGTGGTTGTTGTCTGTCATCCTGAGCGTAGCAACGCGGAGCGAAGGACCTTCCTCACCTACCCCACAAAGCCTGATGCCAACGCGCAAAAGCCCTTTACCCACCAATAGTAAAGGGCTCTGTCACGTTGAATCAAGCTTGTTACTCAGCTGAGGAAGGTCCTTCGCAAAGCTCAGGATGACAACCACCAACAATCAACCACCAACAATCAACCACCAACAATCAACCATCAACCACCAACAATCAACCATCAACCACCAACAATCAACTAACAACCAACAACCAACCCCAACTACGTACTTACCCAGCCCCGAATCCGCACTTTTCCCGGCAACGCGGGCCCGGGGCGGCGCCGTATTCACTTAACCTATCTGTTATCTGTGCGGGCCCCGCCGACTATCCGGCCCCGCTACGCTTACTCCACCGGCCGCCGTATGCTCTTTGCCACCATTTTCTTCAGCGCCTTCTTTGGCATTTACGCCCTGATTCTGCTGTTGCTGGTCTGGCCCCGGCCGGCCTTACCCCGGCTTACGGCCACGCCCAAAGTCAGCATTCTGATTGCGGCCCGCAACGAAGAAGCCACCATTGAGCGGTGCCTGCGGGCCTTGGCAGGGCTTAACTATCCGGCTTCCCAGCTCGAAATCCTCATCGGCGACGATGCCTCCACCGACGACACGATGGGCGTGGTGCAGCGCTTCATTGCCGACAAGCCCCAGTTTCGGCTCTTGCCCATCCGCCACCGCCTGGGTACGGCCCGGGGCAAAAGCAACGTGCTGGCCCACCTCTGCCGCGCCGCCACCGCCGACGTCTTCCTCATCACCGACGCCGACATGGCCCTCTCGCCCGACTGGGTGCAGACCATGCTGGCCGCCGCCCCCGAAGGCGTGGGCGTCGTGACGGGTATTACCACGGCCGCGGGCAGCCTCTTCGGCCGCCTCCAGGGCCTCGACTGGCTCTTCGGCCTCAACCTGATTCGGGTCCTCACCGACCTGGGCCTGCCTATTACGGCCGTCGGCAACAACATGCTTGTCACGCGGGCCGCCTACGAGTCCATCGGGGGCTACGAGGCCCTGGCCTTCA includes the following:
- a CDS encoding alpha-amylase family glycosyl hydrolase, which translates into the protein MTRLFGNKKTLNKPYGTNEENGVGKFNDINDVALQAIKKMGVSHVWYTGVLEHATMSDFTKLGGPGPDDADVVKGRAGSPYAIKDYYDIAPDLAVDVKTRKQEFEALVKRTHANGLKVIIDFIPNHVARSYKSNAKPVGVVDLGEKDDKTVAFAPNNNFYYLPGKSLVVPKAGNPLGAALGPKEDGKFIETPAKASGNDVFSEAPKVDDWYETVKLNYGVDYQNNRKTHFEPMPDTWLKMRDILVYWAQKDVDGFRCDMVEMVPTEFWAWVIPEVKKVKPDIIFMGEAYNPKEYKNYLEKGKFDYLYDKVGLYDGLRRLMTGSGTTEDITKVWSEESRGFSSRMLRFLENHDEQRIASKEFAGDPRTAIPAMTVSATLGSGPVMVYFGQEVGEPAHGAEGFSSADGRTTIFDYWGVPEHQKWMNGGKFDGGKLDGVQKQLRDFYSRLLNLTSTSDAIRRGRFYELQDANNLGKNYDQRRVYTYLRYTDKQKLLIIANFSKDVTLTPRIDIPKSAMKAMGLDPTKFYTYTDVLNNAPTTENLNITLTPLSAYVFEIKAKE
- a CDS encoding glycosyltransferase, producing MLFATIFFSAFFGIYALILLLLVWPRPALPRLTATPKVSILIAARNEEATIERCLRALAGLNYPASQLEILIGDDASTDDTMGVVQRFIADKPQFRLLPIRHRLGTARGKSNVLAHLCRAATADVFLITDADMALSPDWVQTMLAAAPEGVGVVTGITTAAGSLFGRLQGLDWLFGLNLIRVLTDLGLPITAVGNNMLVTRAAYESIGGYEALAFSITEDLQLFDQIVRQGWGYRNIITPSALGISVPQPTVLHLLRQRKRWMKGAVRLPWQLGLLFSSYAFFYTVLGWPGLLPLQLIVLLYAAKVLCQTLFLVITLQQAGHRESLGVLLLYEWYLLLMSLAVLGYTVWPSSILWKERRYRWAEG
- a CDS encoding MFS transporter, with product MATSVAASSGTDTRPKPRLSFWQIWNMSFGFLGIQFGFELQNSNVSRIFETLGANKDDIPILWIAAPLTGLLVQPIIGYFSDRTWHPFWGRRRPYFAIGAVLATLALFLMPNSSALWMAGGMLWILDASINISMEPFRAFVGDKLPSEQRTSGFAMQSFFIGVGSVIAAALPWVFNNWFHLSNTAPSGEIPPSVKWAFYAGGVAFILAVLYTVFTSTETPPEDMEEFRRENAQAGILDGIKESFMGIFHMPTAMRQLAIVQFFTWFALFSMWIYSTNAVTSNIYDMKVDNALYGRITSFITAQTNQATDDKAKKELSALQADIREIDQFQAAQPSKILTINLANYYVSHAQPAYDDKVELKRVQQQYNDGADWLSLASSVRNGVAAIFAFIIPLIAARTSRRRTHMLCLLIGGLGLLSLKFIGNPNLIMVSMAMVGVAWASILSMPYAILAGSLPANKMGYYMGVFNFFIVIPQIVAATILGWATMHLFQGNTLNTIALGGASMIAAGLFTLWVKDNDDVHPSVHVEDSPGYDTPTATVPRT